From one Candidatus Nanopelagicales bacterium genomic stretch:
- a CDS encoding SCO4226 family nickel-binding protein, which produces MPQFMDVHTGMVGVTTEGLAEAHQRDLDIQGEEGVTFHQAWADPVTGHVFCLSEAPSAEAVRRIHERAGHPADEVHEITVTA; this is translated from the coding sequence ATGGACGTGCACACGGGGATGGTCGGCGTCACGACGGAGGGGCTGGCGGAGGCGCACCAGCGTGACCTGGACATCCAGGGCGAGGAGGGCGTGACCTTCCACCAGGCCTGGGCCGACCCGGTGACCGGGCACGTGTTCTGCCTGTCGGAGGCGCCGAGTGCCGAGGCGGTCCGCCGCATCCACGAGCGCGCCGGCCACCCGGCCGACGAGGTGCACGAGATCACCGTCACCGCCTGA